A stretch of DNA from Methanolinea mesophila:
CGACCTGAAGAATGCGGGAGCATTCGCCCGGGAGATGAGGGAGAAGGCAGGGGCACAGGGCACCTAGAAGGGGAATACAGCCTGCCTGACCGACACTCCACGGGGAGATTCCGGACCGCTGATCCCCGGGGGAGGTTTCTCTGGCAATCGTGTTCACAGGGAAGATCCGGGGAACGCGGCGAAACGTAAATGAAAGGAAACGCCTTTGTTCGACGTGAAACAAATGGCTTTTTCACTGTTCGTTATGATTTCACCCCCCTTTTCGTCCTCCTTCGACTGAGTCGGGGCCGGGCCCGCGGAAGTGCCGCCACAAAAAAGGGGATTATGGGAACCTGACGATCATGTTGTTGTCCGGCAGCCGGTTCTCCTGAAGGACGGGGTGTTCAAGATACGTGACGAAACTGTCAAACTCCGACCATAACTGCAGTACGGAATACCCCGGTTCGGACATCCGTTCTTCGCCACGCGTCATATTAATCCCCCCGGTCGCGTCGAACGATCGGTACACATGGGGATACCCTTCGGCACCGAGGAACGACGGGGTGCCCGTGACGACCTGGAAGTGAAGGTGCGGGATGTCGGAGTTCCCGGAATTGCCGAGGAGCCCGATGACCTGTCCCTCCCTGACGATGTCGCCTTTCTTTACAAGGACCGACCCGTTGACCATATGGGCGTAACAGGCGTACTTGTCGTTCCCGAGATCGATGATGACGTAGTTACCCGCAATGGTGGGGATCGTGACCCCCAGCGGGGAGTAGATGGCGGGGGAATCGGGAAGACCGTCGACTGCATCCACCACGGTCCCGTTCGCAACCGCGTAGATCTCCTTCCCGAACCCGAAATATTCAAGGGCGAGGCTCACGTTGCCGGGAGCGACTTTGCCGGTCTCCGGGTCCAGATACACCCAGTCCTGCGCATAACGCTGGGGGACGCGGGTAGTGCCGTTCAT
This window harbors:
- a CDS encoding M23 family metallopeptidase, which encodes MSPPHSFLLIVIAVALVLAAGCTQPAVPPTTAEMPAVTITVPFPPVPVASNDGVNIAYELVLKPATGTTPVPEKVEVIDPATGNVIYTLEGELLADLYHPASVPPPTQAEIMEGTGKLSVPRVSIWFRVAPDAVPDRLTHRLTLNRTADGQSPETVTGGDIVVRKDLSPVVIGSPMRGPGWLAMETTSPETHHFKGQITMNGTTRVPQRYAQDWVYLDPETGKVAPGNVSLALEYFGFGKEIYAVANGTVVDAVDGLPDSPAIYSPLGVTIPTIAGNYVIIDLGNDKYACYAHMVNGSVLVKKGDIVREGQVIGLLGNSGNSDIPHLHFQVVTGTPSFLGAEGYPHVYRSFDATGGINMTRGEERMSEPGYSVLQLWSEFDSFVTYLEHPVLQENRLPDNNMIVRFP